The Miscanthus floridulus cultivar M001 chromosome 17, ASM1932011v1, whole genome shotgun sequence genome has a window encoding:
- the LOC136515736 gene encoding filament-like plant protein 1 — protein MEAELELEEPMEMGGDASTSKDEGDRGIIMASVENHEPTVTSVDGGQDIDRHGDVTVLRKRAVSLDAAIVQEAKWVQSPRPSEGQVLGAEELNARLLEKVTRQEEGLSILENTCLELGIKISSLEQELETTKAVIGRSMEVLAKSLEERCALEVVVSEVFESAPSTSMPAVQLAEVSNEVQALISDGMFYGTSGVLTLLAMDHPDLDFPTIYRGKTRAKNEKLELENDSLIAKYDIAKKASGELREENKIVSCKLKELREKHDKLEGIHNELITSYNLLNEEYTNLKINYDNLVFSHEFLSTKPHDATNNVVKIDIATSCDDLIIESIEQSSSSKGKKVVESDNFDDYVKLKNENEKLKKDLEKLSTTNTIVIENLDNDHNMALENEMLREENKRLKLEKDLEKLSTHDELREENKRLKLEKEHLKTGLRKFTSGQYLQSELIMNTVMKMDRSGIGFLANQ, from the exons ATGGAGGCAGAGCTTGAgttggaggagcccatggagatgggtggtGATGCGAGCACCTCCAAGGATGAAGGAGATAGGGGCATCATCATGGCCTCAGTGGAGAACCATGAGCCTACGGTCACATCCGTCGATGGTGGGCAGGATATAGATAGGCATGGTGATGTTACCGTGTTAAGGAAGCGTGCCGTGAGCTTGGATGCTGCCATCGTGCAAGAGGCAAAGTGGGTGCAGTCACCGCGCCCTTCGGAG GGGCAGGTACTTGGGGCAGAGGAGTTGAATGCTCGACTACTTGAGAAGGTGACCCggcaggaggaaggactctccatccttgaaaACACCTGCCTTG AATTGGGCATAAAAATTAGTTCTCTGGAGCAGGAGCTGGAGACAACCAAGGCGGTGATCGGTCGGAGCATGGAggtgctagccaagtcccttgaagagcgatgtgctctcgaggtGGTTGTTTCTGAGGTGTTCGAGTCAGCGCCGAGCACCAGCATGCCCGCCGTCCAGCTGGCAGAGGTCTCAAATGAAGTTCAGGCGCTTATCTCCGACggcatgttctatgggacatcaGGGGTGCTGACCTTATTGGCGATGGACCACCCGGATTTGGACTTCCCCACCATCTATAGAGg aaagacaagagctaaaaatgagaagctagaacttgagaatgattCACTcatagcaaagtatgacatagccaaaaaagctagtggtgagcttagagaagaaaataaaattgtgtcatgcAAGCtcaaggagcttagagaaaaacatgataaacttgaggggatacacaatgagctcatcactagttacaatttgctaaatGAAGAGTACACTAATCTCAAGATTAATTATGATAATCTTGTTTTttctcatgagtttttatccactaagccacatgatgctactaacaatgttgttaagattgatatagccacatcatgtgatgacttaattattgagagcattgagcaaagttctagtagcaaaggcaaaaaAGTGGTTGAGTCTGACAACTTTGATgactatgtcaagctcaagaatgagaatgaaaagctcaagaaggatcttgaaaagttatcaaccaccaacacaattgtgatagagaaccttgacaaTGATCATAatatggctcttgagaatgagatgcttagagaagaaaacaagaggctcaagttggagaaggatcttgagaagctatcaactcatgatgaacttagagaagagaacaagagactaaagttggagaaggaacatctcaagaccggtttgagaAAGTTCACAAGTGGCCAATACCTTCAAAGTGAGCTAATAATGAACActgtgatgaagatggatagaagtggtattggattCTTAGCAAATCAatag